One stretch of Roseimicrobium sp. ORNL1 DNA includes these proteins:
- a CDS encoding FAD:protein FMN transferase has product MSFIKSSRPLLGTFVEISLSDPSLPERELEAMAELAFGRIARVQSLMSFHDPSSELSRLNACGHLHPLPVNEWTREVIGEAVRLSRVSEGIFDIASPPAPEEELKGNFRDIVLHRDGRVSFRRQLSLDLSIISRGYAVDKAADLLASQNVQRATINAGGDIRFIGTRPSNLSIGTPVASQQVQLHAQVTGPAVSTTAACIANRRHHWKRVSDILHPRTLKPMKSNVSVSVFANTCVQADALAWVVLFDEPQSWQSLLAKEKASAVFVTSKGEMVRFPAAA; this is encoded by the coding sequence ATGTCTTTCATCAAGAGCAGCCGTCCACTGCTGGGTACCTTCGTGGAAATCTCCCTGTCCGACCCCAGTCTTCCCGAGCGGGAGTTGGAAGCCATGGCCGAGCTTGCCTTCGGGCGGATTGCACGGGTGCAGTCGCTGATGAGCTTTCATGACCCCTCCAGCGAACTCTCGCGCCTCAATGCCTGCGGCCACCTCCATCCGCTGCCGGTGAACGAGTGGACGCGTGAGGTCATTGGCGAAGCCGTGCGCCTCAGCCGTGTCTCAGAGGGCATCTTCGATATCGCGTCACCTCCGGCACCTGAGGAAGAACTGAAGGGCAACTTCCGCGACATCGTGTTGCACCGTGATGGCCGCGTGAGCTTCCGCCGCCAGCTCTCGCTGGATCTCAGCATCATCTCCCGCGGCTATGCCGTGGACAAGGCTGCCGACCTGCTCGCCTCCCAGAACGTCCAGCGAGCCACCATCAATGCCGGAGGCGACATCCGTTTCATCGGTACCCGTCCCTCCAATCTCTCCATCGGCACCCCCGTGGCATCGCAGCAGGTGCAGCTTCACGCGCAAGTGACCGGCCCCGCCGTCTCCACCACCGCTGCCTGCATCGCCAATCGCCGGCATCACTGGAAAAGGGTGAGCGACATCCTGCACCCCCGCACGCTCAAGCCAATGAAGTCGAACGTGAGCGTGAGCGTCTTCGCCAACACCTGCGTGCAAGCCGACGCCCTCGCCTGGGTGGTGCTGTTTGATGAACCGCAGTCCTGGCAATCACTGCTCGCAAAAGAAAAAGCCAGCGCAGTGTTTGTCACATCGAAGGGCGAGATGGTACGGTTTCCGGCGGCGGCGTGA